TGCTGCTGACGGAACTGCTGTACAAGTAGCCGTGGATCCTGCATCAAAACGTTTGCAATTATTAGATCCTTTCGCTGCTTGGGAAGGTACAGATTTGAAAGGATTGAAGCTGTTGATCAAAGCAAAAGGAAAATGTACCACAGACCATATCTCTATGGCGGGTCCATGGTTGAAGTTCCGCGGTCACCTCGATAACATCAGTAACAACATGCTCATCGGTGCTGTGAATTTCTTCAATGAGAAGACCGATCTGGTAAAAAATCAACTGACAGGGGAATATGGTCCGGTGCCTGCTACACAGCGTGCTTATAAAGCTAAAGGTATTGGATCGATCGTCGTAGGTGATGAAAACTATGGTGAAGGATCATCCAGAGAGCATGCGGCTATGGAACCTCGTCATTTAGGTGTTCGTGCAATATTGGTAAAATCATTTGCCCGTATCCATGAAACCAACCTTAAGAAACAAGGTATGCTGGCATTGACTTTCAATGACAAAAATGATTACGATAAGATTCAGGAAGATGATACGATCGACATTGAAGGACTGACCACTTTTGCACCGGGTCAGCCGCTTACCATTGTATTACATCATTCAGATGGAAGCGTTGACAAGATCAGTGTGAATCATACCTATAATCAACAACAGATCGAATGGTTTAAAGCCGGTGGTGCGTTGAATATTATTCGCAAACAAGTGGCAGGATAATCAACTGCTCTTACAATAAAAAAAGCTCCGAATGTATTCGGAGCTTTTTTATTACGCATCACTTTCTTACATCAGGCTTTTTTACCCATACCATTGACCCAACCAACAACACCGCCAACAATAGCACCCATGACGGCTGCAGCGGCTATGTCAACCCAGACTGCTTTCATAGCCATGATATTACTGGTTCCATACATGGTGAGATCAAAGGATGCTCCCATGATCAATCCAAGCACAGCACCTGCTGAAAGTCCGGCTGAAAGGGTACTGATGTTTGCCCAGCGATTGAAAATGTAAGAGTACAGAATACCTGTACAAATATTTCCGAGTATCAGTGCCCACCATACCATTTCAGCATCTGGGCGCATCACACCGGTCGCTGTACCGCTGTTCTCAGCCATAAAATCCATCAATAACATTCCGTAAATCAGCCATCCTGCAAAGAAGGCGACAACTCCTCCGGCGATGCCGGAAATCAACATTTTTGTGGTGTTCATAAGCAATCGTTTTAAGGGGGAAAAAATTTACTGAACAAAATAGACATCAGTTTGCGCAAATGCAAGTATTGCGCAAGAACCCAAATGCCTACTGTTTATAATCAGGGGATAACCCATAAATGAAAGCATTCACAAACAATTATCATTTAAATGAATGTTGCAACAGTAACTGTACTTATTTTCACCCATTGTATTGAAAATCTATTATTTAGAACTATGATTTGGGAAATATTGACTGTTGCAGGTCTGGCTACCTTTGAAGTTTATGCAGCCATACCTGCGGGTTTTGCATTTGGACTACCGGCATGGACCATTTTTTTATCCAGCATGACGGGCGGATTAGTAGGTGTTTTTGTTGCTACATTTTTGGGAGATAAGATCAAAAAGTTTCTTGCAAAATACCGTAAACCCAAGCCGGAAAAACCAAAGACAGGATTGATCTATACGCTATGGGATAAATATGGGATCATTGGATTGGGTTTCTTCGGAACCATGACCGTTGGAGCTCCCGTTAGTATCGGAGTAGGTGTTGGCTTTAATGTGCCTTTGCAAAAATTATTGATCTGGTGCTGTATCGGTGTAATTACCCGTTGTGCATTATTTACTGCGATCGGATATTACGGATTGAAACTAATTTAAACGAGTGTAAATAGCCAATGGTCCATAGTCCATGGTATCATATCTTACCCATGGGCTATGGACCATCGACCATATACTATTGGTTAACCCCCTAAATAGTCAACAATAGCAAAGACATATTAGACTGCATGAGAATTCTTTCCAGTCTTTGTTCGCGCATAAAGTAGCTCGACAAAGTCCCCATCTTAACAGTAGGAATATTCTGCGACTGCATCATTTCTGAAAAATTGGATAACTTTTTTTCTACTGCATTGAATTGATATACCAATGAAGATGGAACATGCTGCTGCTCTGTGTTGGGAGCATCCAGTAATGAAACTGCTTCTGACATTTCTCTGGCGGTATGGAATGCTCTTGTTTCTGGTTGTAACAACTCTTCGGAGATATTAGCAAGATCAGATTTTGCGATATACATCACTGTACAACGAGAGCGACACAACATTCTAAAAACATCCAATCCGGTAGACTTTCCTGTCTCATACCATTCTTCTCTTGAATAAAATGCAATATCACAGCCAAACTCATCAATGTATTGCTTGAATACAGCAGGTGAATCACCAAATATTCTGTCGATACTATATCCTTTAACCGATTGCGGATTTTCTTCTTCGATCTTGCGGATAGACTCAAGTGCTTCAGGAGAAAACTTGTAGCCATGTGCTTGTCTGCTCAAAGTCATCAAATCACTCTCATTGTCAGGTATGGGTACCACCTGCAAAAAAGTGCAATAAAAACTTTCCGATTTGTACAATCTTGTAGCCAATCGGAACAGATTAACTGCATGCTCAGTACATCTGGTTGGAATAATGATCTTTTTCATACCTGTAGTTTTTGAGTGATGATAACAGATGATACTGTATCATCCTGCAAACCTACATGAGGAGTATTGGGACGGTCTAAGAGACATATTAAGAGACCGTTAGAAGTCTTTAAGAGTGGCATTAGAAAATCTAAGAAATTCTAATGCCGTTCTAACAACTTTTTACAAGCTGTGCCAAGCACAAGGAAATAGGGTTATGAACGAATAGGGAACCGCATTTCAACACGGGTGCCGGCGCCTTCCATGGATGTAAAACGAATCTCGCCCCGGTGTATGCGGATGATTTTCTGCGCAAGCGGTAAACCTACCCCATACCCTTTGTAAGCTGAAGTGTTAGATGCCCTAAAGAATGGATCAAAAATATAACGCAGTTCTTTTTCAGGAATTCCGATTCCCCTGTCTTCTACCACCACAATACACTGTGAATCGGTCGCGTGCAATGAGATCGTTACTTTATCATTGTTCGAGTACTTACAAGCATTTTGCACCACATTCGTAAGCGCCAGTTTCAATAAATTCTGATTCCCAAAAATGGTGATGTATTCAGTGTCTTCCGGCAAACTTTCAAAATTGATCTGTATATGATTTCCGGGATCTGTAAAATCGATGATCTTTTTGACCGATAAGATCAATTCGTCTAAACGGATCGATCCCATGAATTCTTCCTTAACGCTATTACCTGCTTGTGCTAGCTCTAATAAGCTGGTAGTTAAATGATGCAGTTGATCTGCTTCCCGGGCGATCACTGCCAATGCAGCACGATACTCACCGGGATCTCTTTCTTTACTCAATGCCAATTCAGCTTCTCCAAGGATCGCTGTAAGAGGTGTTCGCAGCTCATGAGAGAGTTTATTCACGAAATTTCTTTGGGTCTCGAAAGAGGTCTCTAAACGATCGAGCATATCATTAAAGGTTTGTGTAAGATCACTGATCTCACCTTTAATGGGTTGCTCAGGTAATCGCATATCCAGATTCGTAACACTGATTCGTTTTACCCGCTGAATGATATTGGAAATAGGATTCACGATCTCTGCAGAAAAAAGCATTCCTACTACGAATACTATAATGACGGCCAGTATGATCCCCAGGATCAGGTTTT
Above is a genomic segment from Sediminibacterium sp. KACHI17 containing:
- a CDS encoding ATP-binding protein — translated: MNIRNKITTLFTLLTGVIILMLSVFIYHFSKRSIDREFFHRLTVRGGIAAQAHYEEGILGPVVYNEIRQKHLQRLPDEKEYFFDKIPDSLFLSSHHITLPPNFEEQLNAGKTVQFIQGLTYYSVIPYKYSGKRYIVMMSARNDYGEEGLRDMRQNLILGIILAVIIVFVVGMLFSAEIVNPISNIIQRVKRISVTNLDMRLPEQPIKGEISDLTQTFNDMLDRLETSFETQRNFVNKLSHELRTPLTAILGEAELALSKERDPGEYRAALAVIAREADQLHHLTTSLLELAQAGNSVKEEFMGSIRLDELILSVKKIIDFTDPGNHIQINFESLPEDTEYITIFGNQNLLKLALTNVVQNACKYSNNDKVTISLHATDSQCIVVVEDRGIGIPEKELRYIFDPFFRASNTSAYKGYGVGLPLAQKIIRIHRGEIRFTSMEGAGTRVEMRFPIRS